The following proteins are encoded in a genomic region of Chloroflexota bacterium:
- a CDS encoding ABC transporter ATP-binding protein — protein MVLEAVGLTRTFGQVVAADGIDLRITAGERVGVVGPNGAGKTTLLNLITGYVRPQRGRIRYLGRDITGLPPRAITRLGIARSFQIPQLYTGLSVVENVLIALAAREGRGLDPWRPLRQDALISEALAILGPFGIRDYADQPVVALPEGGRKLLDIALAFALRPRLLLMDEPTSGVSMRDKFGVMDTLMGVLQSAGVTTLFVEHDMEVIRRYAGRVLVLHQGRIIADGPPEAVLADVATEGMVF, from the coding sequence GTGGTCCTGGAGGCGGTTGGGCTGACCCGCACGTTCGGGCAGGTCGTGGCGGCCGATGGCATCGATCTCCGGATCACGGCCGGTGAGCGGGTGGGCGTCGTTGGGCCCAACGGCGCCGGGAAGACGACGCTCTTGAATCTGATCACCGGCTATGTCCGACCGCAGCGGGGCCGCATTCGCTATCTGGGGCGGGATATCACCGGGCTGCCGCCCCGGGCGATCACCCGGTTGGGGATCGCCCGGTCCTTCCAGATCCCCCAGCTCTACACCGGCCTGTCCGTCGTAGAGAACGTCCTCATCGCCCTGGCGGCGAGGGAGGGGCGGGGGCTGGACCCGTGGCGTCCGCTGAGACAGGATGCGCTGATCTCGGAGGCGCTGGCGATCCTGGGACCGTTCGGAATCCGGGATTATGCGGACCAGCCGGTGGTGGCGTTGCCGGAGGGAGGGCGCAAGCTGCTGGACATCGCCCTGGCGTTCGCCTTGCGCCCCCGGCTGCTGCTCATGGACGAGCCCACCAGCGGGGTCAGCATGCGAGACAAGTTTGGGGTCATGGATACGCTGATGGGGGTGCTGCAGAGCGCCGGCGTGACCACCCTCTTCGTCGAGCACGATATGGAGGTGATCCGACGCTATGCCGGGCGGGTCCTGGTGCTGCATCAGGGGCGGATCATCGCCGACGGTCCACCGGAGGCCGTCCTGGCGGATGTCGCTACGGAGGGGATGGTCTTTTAA
- a CDS encoding branched-chain amino acid ABC transporter permease — MRPLLITVALLALLAGLGFVLPAWIIFLLSLAFARGLAILSVALLLRAGLVSFGQGLFFAASAYTVAFVMRAWGVREAALATALGTAAGVLVAGVTGLLLARYREIFFAMLTLAFSMVLYGILVKAYALTGGSDGMAVATPTIAGLALEAERLRSGLYLLTLSCTAAVAYLTFRYMNSPLGYAARAVRDNEVRLEYLGLSTWGTIYLTYVLAGGLSGLGGALMALNVGHVDPQLAYWTTSGEFVFVALLGGIGNVLAPLGGAVVFEILRAYAFKYAPYIWQMIMGSAMLLIILFMPEGLWTIYTSAVRRIRIRRWSWRRLG, encoded by the coding sequence ATGAGGCCCTTGCTGATCACCGTCGCCCTGCTGGCGCTCCTCGCCGGGCTGGGTTTCGTCTTGCCGGCGTGGATCATCTTCCTGCTATCGCTGGCGTTCGCCCGCGGCCTGGCGATCCTGAGCGTGGCGCTGCTCCTGCGGGCGGGGCTGGTCTCCTTCGGGCAGGGGCTCTTCTTCGCCGCCAGCGCCTACACCGTGGCGTTCGTCATGAGGGCATGGGGCGTGCGGGAGGCAGCCCTGGCCACCGCCCTGGGCACGGCGGCCGGGGTCCTCGTGGCCGGCGTGACGGGCCTGCTCCTGGCCCGATATCGGGAGATCTTCTTCGCCATGCTCACCCTGGCGTTCTCGATGGTCCTGTACGGGATCCTGGTGAAGGCGTACGCGCTCACCGGCGGCAGCGATGGCATGGCCGTCGCCACGCCGACGATCGCAGGGCTCGCGCTGGAGGCCGAGCGGCTGCGCTCGGGGCTGTACTTGCTCACGCTGAGCTGCACCGCCGCGGTGGCCTACCTGACCTTCCGATACATGAACTCGCCGCTGGGCTACGCGGCCCGGGCCGTGCGGGACAACGAGGTGCGGCTGGAGTACCTGGGCCTTTCCACGTGGGGCACCATTTACCTGACGTACGTGCTGGCCGGCGGGCTGAGCGGGCTGGGCGGCGCGCTGATGGCGCTCAATGTCGGGCACGTGGATCCACAACTGGCCTACTGGACCACCTCGGGCGAGTTCGTGTTCGTGGCGTTGCTGGGCGGGATCGGGAACGTGCTCGCCCCCCTGGGCGGCGCCGTCGTCTTCGAGATCCTGCGGGCCTACGCCTTCAAGTACGCTCCCTACATCTGGCAGATGATCATGGGGAGCGCCATGCTGCTCATCATCCTGTTCATGCCGGAGGGACTTTGGACGATCTACACGTCCGCCGTGAGACGGATCAGGATACGCCGGTGGTCCTGGAGGCGGTTGGGCTGA